One Anomaloglossus baeobatrachus isolate aAnoBae1 unplaced genomic scaffold, aAnoBae1.hap1 Scaffold_4603, whole genome shotgun sequence genomic window carries:
- the LOC142280628 gene encoding uncharacterized protein LOC142280628 translates to MYHGLNHFVLTMCRCMLLITCLVFFSVFSTGCSATRMDYKAFETTWLNQVDRVFGGTGSISQQDSAQGLDAAFSDIQRLSIKRTRLWWNRVLLEQYVARKLIPRGLRIRVTPTFLVDDETFIEKWESACNLCSSTLMNLLIDFDNTSLTKLDQTLDVKLSEFRAKCSPDQLKEYEDRMAKKIEGCVKNIHHTQMAKISRDQSDFNLKSVYAWKRASDPSGASERTNSMSSTGSLGGVSDASTSSMNTRSGARYGGGAPGGSGVRHYQSGYRRDNKVLNLSTHKLSTTDLRLLERGLSFSPASGFDLFSTIKDLHIFARSVLFKKYFFDDALHTLFPTEEEQDALRVLHELSIEHNLPIGGKIPPSIVRRSKKFPPLSTCTNVDMFVRVVSQELESISPRIIKDNLTRPERERLRELTSLSDVVLKPADKGGNVVVWPTSLYEREAFRQLNNTVCYKKLTFNPLSSFNIQLNKILIRAKDDGIISSELASALQVAEPTIATLYLLPKIHKNCDTPPGRPIISGRGNFLENVNKWIDSILQPLVGSLPSYIQDTGDFLRKVDGLFAGEDTLLVAGDVESLYTSIVHSDGLRAAKFFLDTTSNPPDFNELVLRLLEFSLTHHFFTFKGSFYLQLQGTAMGASFAPAYANLFLGLWERDLPLSDRESLMDRVLLWARYIDDIFLIWQGSLVELHQFMSVLNSSGRNILITYQWSHEQVEFLDVLVRKDAEFVLQTDLYRKPTSTNTLLHASSAHPQYMIRSVPTGQFLRLRRICSTNADFERQSLDLMERFRERGYSRRMIKRAYHRAKYSCRDNLLYSDSVPGPSNQVRFITNYSSGFDLVRSSLEHAWPILMADPTLKKVLPSKPQITIRRSKNFRDLLVHSHYAVTNKDRTFLGSMGHTNRSGCSPCGGCVACPNICRGNTFSDSSGNRSFYIKKSITCTSRAVIYYATCPCPKIYVGLTTRQLKVRVREHVLGIEAAPSQVDKTTLKTIPKHFLIHHGSDSTQFRVLGIDQIDLGIRGGEVSRRLAQLEARWIYRLNTVCPSGLNENLSFASFL, encoded by the coding sequence ATGTATCATGGGCTAAATCATTTTGTATTAACCATGTGTAGATGCATGTTGCTAATTACATGTTTGGTCTTCTTTTCTGTGTTTAGCACAGGCTGTTCAGCAACAAGAATGGACTATAAAGCCTTTGAGACAACTTGGCTTAATCAGGTTGACCGTGTCTTTGGTGGAACGGGATCGATTTCACAGCAGGACTCTGCACAGGGTTTAGATGCAGCATTTTCTGACATACAGCGGTTGTCCATTAAACGGACGCGGCTATGGTGGAACCGTGTATTATTGGAGCAGTATGTGGCTCGTAAGCTCATTCCCAGGGGTCTACGTATCAGGGTTACACCCACCTTTCTGGTGGATGATGAGACTTTTATTGAGAAGTGGGAGTCAGCTTGTAATTTGTGCTCTTCCACATTAATGAATTTGTTAATTGATTTTGACAATACATCTTTGACTAAGCTTGATCAAACCCTGGATGTGAAGCTTAGTGAGTTTAGAGCCAAATGCTCACCAGATCAATTAAAGGAATATGAGGATCGAATGGCCAAAAAAATTGAAGGCTGTGTAAAAAATATTCATCATACTCAGATGGCTAAGATTAGTCGTGATCAATCTGATTTCAACTTGAAGTCTGTATATGCATGGAAAAGAGCAAGTGACCCCTCCGGTGCATCAGAAAGAACGAATTCTATGTCTTCGACTGGCTCTCTTGGTGGTGTCTCGGATGCATCCACATCCTCTATGAACACACGATCCGGGGCACGTTATGGTGGAGGAGCCCCTGGTGGGTCTGGAGTCAGGCATTATCAATCGGGATATAGGAGGGATAATAAGGTATTGAATCTTAGCACACATAAATTATCTACTACGGATCTGAGGCTGTTAGAGAGGGGTCTCTCCTTTTCTCCAGCCTCAGGTTTCGACCTTTTTTCCACCATTAAAGATCTACATATTTTTGCTAGATCTGTtcttttcaaaaaatatttttttgatgaTGCCTTGCACACCTTATTTCCCACAGAGGAAGAACAGGATGCGTTGAGAGTACTCCACGAGTTGTCAATCGAACACAACCTCCCTATTGGTGGTAAGATTCCTCCTTCCATAGTTCGGCGATCCAAAAAGTTTCCCCCTTTATCTACATGCACAAACGTGGATATGTTTGTGCGGGTAGTATCTCAGGAGTTGGAGAGTATTTCCCCCAGGATTATCAAGGATAATCTTACGCGACCAGAGAGGGAGAGATTGAGGGAGTTAACTTCTTTATCTGATGTGGTACTGAAGCCAGCGGATAAAGGGGGTAATGTCGTCGTCTGGCCAACCTCTCTATATGAGAGAGAAGCTTTTCGGCAGCTCAACAACACTGTATGTTATAAAAAATTAACATTTAACCCCTTATCATCATTTAACATACAGTTAAATAAAATTCTAATTAGGGCTAAAGACGACGGCATTATTTCCAGTGAACTAGCTTCAGCACTACAGGTGGCTGAGCCCACAATAGCCACATTGTATTTACTCCCCAAAATTCACAAAAATTGTGATACCCCTCCAGGGAGACCGATCATCTCCGGAAGGGGTAATTTTCTTGAAAATGTGAATAAATGGATAGATTCCATATTACAACCTCTTGTTGGTAGTCTACCATCATATATCCAAGATACAGGTGATTTTCTGAGGAAAGTAGATGGTCTTTTTGCAGGTGAAGATACGTTGCTGGTTGCAGGAGATGTGGAGTCCCTGTATACCAGCATCGTACATAGTGACGGGTTACGTGCTGCTAAGTTCTTTTTGGATACTACATCTAATCCACCGGACTTCAATGAGTTGGTGTTGCGTCTTCTGGAGTTTTCTTTGACTcatcatttttttacttttaaagggTCCTTCTACCTACAGCTTCAGGGTACGGCGATGGGGGCATCGTTTGCCCCCGCGTATgccaatttattcctggggctgtgggagagggaccttcccctgtcagatcGGGAGTCGTTGATGGACCGCGTCCTCTTGTgggcgcggtacatcgacgacattttcctTATCTGGCAGGGTTCTTTAGTTGAGTTACATCAATTTATGTCAGTTTTGAACTCCAGTGGACGCAACATCCTCATCACATATCAGTGGTCGCATGAGCAGGTGGAATTCCTGGATGTCCTCGTTAGAAAGGACGCTGAGTTTGTTTTACAAACGGATCTATATCGTAAACCGACCTCCACGAATACTCTACTTCATGCGTCTTCTGCACACCCTCAGTACATGATCAGGTCGGTTCCTACTGGTCAATTTCTTCGATTACGTAGAATCTGCTCTACCAACGCAGATTTTGAGAGACAGTCTTTGGACCTTATGGAGCGTTTCAGGGAGAGGGGATACAGCAGACGCATGATAAAGAGAGCATATCATCGTGCTAAATATTCATGTAGGGATAATCTGCTGTATTCCGACTCTGTACCTGGACCCTCCAATCAGGTCCGATTTATAACAAATTATAGCTCCGGCTTTGATTTAGTAAGGTCCAGTCTGGAACATGCGTGGCCTATATTGATGGCTGATCCAACATTGAAAAAGGTCCTACCCAGTAAACCTCAAATTACTATCAGGAGAAGTAAGAACTTTCGGGATTTATTGGTGCATAGCCATTATGCTGTGACCAATAAAGATAGGACCTTCTTGGGTAGTATGGGACATACCAATCGAAGTGGCTGCTCTCCTTGTGGCGGATGTGTCGCCTGCCCCAACATATGCCGCGGAAATACCTTCTCTGACTCCTCAGGTAATAGAAGTTTCTATATTAAGAAATCTATTACCTGTACATCTCGGGCTGTTATCTATTATGCAACATGTCCTTGCCCGAAGATATATGTAGGGTTGACTACTCGTCAGTTGAAGGTTAGAGTACGCGAGCATGTGTTGGGGATTGAGGCGGCACCAAGCCAAGTTGATAAGACTACGTTGAAGACTATACCTAAGCATTTTCTGATACATCATGGTTCTGATAGTACCCAGTTTAGGGTATTGGGAATTGACCAGATCGACCTTGGCATCAGGGGTGGTGAAGTAAGTAGGAGGCTGGCTCAGTtagaggccagatggatatacagGTTGAATACTGTGTGTCCCTCTGGCCTCAACGAGAATCTTAGCTTTGCGTCGTTTTTATGA